A part of Ascochyta rabiei chromosome 3, complete sequence genomic DNA contains:
- a CDS encoding Non-specific serine/threonine protein kinase has protein sequence MYEVQPTTLAPPAVTALRKEATASAAQQRVNMERTVSQDMREERQDLKEAAEHSLNIIMDLDLAGKVRYVSPSWRQIVGTVPDDLVGKPVLDIIFAGQAGFAETIESVRKYDSRSHIARFSVLMGPQSILRRKRSKPAVQGEPQSLPPSPTCADDDKEEHILNLEAQGIMVYDRATGAESHTMWMVRPSVLREVTIDLPEELVESLGVGAEVLAHYLTGLAEQGANDPRNYPPPLPVLCRICERHITPWWFEKHSELCLQEHRAEMDVQMAQETLSEHRNAIVRVLDILEAQARPSRAAPADPAALIQPPEYQGHLIQPLSAPSSGTQSGRNSPASPPSRSRERSGGSGFGHHRARSFAVRRPLARIVELVLDLCDTALEVNTPAIKDNIRAASEIRTQSPQSENRISQVLQWQSPTSGSSDFSDGLKMLCEDTNRLAKAKIDAVFRHRQILEYSERLRIEFDILVQECIEAAIIKAARIAAGEDSSSDEQTEEEPQSNANDIPTGEEGIFPGSFDAPSAMAHALRNVSDTSLPMRVGRRESVADSTRSSSPRGGCQTPRSHAGAISIASQSNRRSMHFESDAGMESDTSMRSSVFSGPRRADSPANSELGLSRVASSRERKRKSLILPSVLSSRQQSPARTMHPAPPVSPLRTNKPRLPTALDALQSPITSPVLTTTEFSSPAMAMAINHHRRQSSTAGSDGARALSPRLLPVTQPQPRAVPPSIKDFEVVKPISKGAFGSVYLAKKKSTGEYYAIKVLKKADMVAKNQVTNVKAERAIMMWQGESDFVAKLYWTFSSKDYLYLVMEYLNGGDCASLIKVLGALPEDWAKKYLAEVVLGVEHLHSRSIVHRDLKPDNLLIDAKGHLKLTDFGLSRMGMIGRQKRALKSDPNEAAPDLLKTGPFHRAASGSSASRSASFDLNPSPSTTPSMTPALAGDLGQPSYFTLSRDTSHSREQSRRASGNRSDSADSDALHAMFRRFSIADSNFSHGQRSPIEEEDFSDNASPDILAPSMSNSTVAYAQNQTPPATSHMPPPHMALFDPDDSNRKFVGTPDYLAPETIAGNGQDEVSDWWSLGCILFECLYGYPPFHADTPDEVFQNILARRIDWPSDDDDVYDISDDAKDLMNRLMCSDPAKRLGANAEDKYASGGEEIRSHPWFADLNWDTLRDDEASFIPAPENPEDTEYFDTRGAAMANFSPEFEDQGASSAGTPSADYPDRPHDALSRVRSQVSVSTMKRGLIPLHIPAHVREGRSRRLSEPMATDDFGNFSYKNLPVLEKANKDVIQKLRAEAMLPQNKPASALQSPSIVSPSPSLETSPMLPGQLKRTLSTKAGGRPSSPSVSGPASSPSRGSQPSSPLLVQFSTGQHHERRKTSSSSSTLSHSTSNPGSLQPGSFFDPSRLSGLRPSPEMISPGKSSKAGSALSSSFSEKMGASPRQSSAGPANSSPRARSQTVGSQDGDVVRDVLPGHHKRRSQVLDVSPSSSDTEDSRAKALLRVQRRRQSSRRLSQISFGDGPFFRPLDVLICEDHPVSRLVMEKLLEKLRCRTLTVNNGSEAIRYAMGEVKFDIIMMEFRLPQVNGADVARMIRDTKNANTTTPIVAVTGYLKELQAPHYFDALIEKPPTIAKLTDTLGRLCQWKPPPPNWAPTQTYPSMMPSGLRQESTRQEDSPITNSSGCSQAPSGSYRGSSREDSISSSFFGDNDSRTSEDVPVVIARHGTDDWRERDIAHAMSGLGISDDAANVDANQMVQKRGGAPDLRPELPHEASAPAVLEAATIRRQRSAEKVGAKRRLLETRKHESAESGDDEDEELGHTMATRSRSPKTRPKSSSKLGIEMMRTNSRGSVISVDTDMGASDSALASAPPPVITEDTAAEEREANLATPDVPHMSLTPPEMFAAMPGKEVVDMDMGTPRQEDGAATPDPDPTPRASSTQRGS, from the exons ATGTACGAGGTGCAGCCCACCACGCTGGCACCGCCTGCAGTCACCGCACTGAGGAAGGAGGCCACGGCGTCTGCCGCCCAGCAACGCGTCAACATGGAGCGCACAGTCAGCCAAGACATGCGCGAGGAGAGGCAGGACTTGAAGGAGGCCGCCGAGCACAGCCTGAACATCATCATGgacctcgacctcgccgGCAAGGTCCGCTACGTCAGCCCCTCGTGGAGGCAGATCGTCGGCACCGTGCCCGACGACCTCGTGGGCAAGCCTGTGCTCGACATCATCTTCGCCGGCCAAGCTGGCTTTGCCGAGACCATCGAGTCGGTCAGAAAGTACGACTCCAGAAGTCACATCGCCCGCTTCTCCGTCCTCATGGGCCCGCAGTCCATACTGCGGCGCAAACGCTCAAAGCCGGCGGTCCAAGGCGAGCCGCAATCCCTGCCGCCGTCGCCCACGTgcgccgacgacgacaagGAGGAGCACATCCTGAACCTCGAAGCGCAGGGCATTATGGTGTACGACCGTGCCACAGGCGCCGAGAGTCAT ACAATGTGGATGGTCCGCCCCTCGGTCCTGCGTGAGGTCACCATCGACCTCCCCGAGGAGCTCGTCGAGTCTCTGGGCGTCGGAGCCGAAGTGCTGGCCCACTACCTGACGGGCCTGGCCGAGCAGGGCGCCAACGATCCGCGAAACTATCCGCCGCCGCTCCCTGTCTTGTGTCGCATCTGCGAGCGGCACATCACCCCTTGGTGGTTCGAGAAGCACTCGGAGCTGTGCCTGCAGGAGCACCGCGCCGAGATGGACGTCCAGATGGCCCAGGAGACTTTGTCAGAGCACCGCAACGCCATTGTCAGAGTCCTCGACATCCTCGAGGCGCAAGCTCGACCGTCCAGGGCGGCTCCTGCAGACCCCGCCGCTCTGATTCAGCCACCTGAGTACCAGGGCCACCTGATTCAACCACTCTCCGCCCCGTCCTCTGGAACCCAGTCTGGACGCAACTCACCTGCCTCTCCGCCCTCGAGATCTCGCGAGCGCTCGGGGGGCTCTGGCTTTGGACACCACCGCGCACGGTCTTTTGCCGTTCGACGGCCACTGGCCCGTATCGTGGAGCTGGTGCTGGATCTGTGCGATACAGCGCTCGAAGTGAACACGCCCGCCATCAAAGACAACATTCGTGCGGCTTCTGAGATCCGCACGCAGTCGCCTCAGTCGGAAAACCGCATCTCGCAGGTACTGCAATGGCAGTCGCCCACGTCAGGCTCATCCGACTTCAGCGACGGCCTCAAGATGCTTTGTGAGGACACCAACCGGCTAGCCAAAGCCAAGATCGATGCCGTCTTCAGACACCGCCAGATCCTCGAGTACTCGGAACGACTCCGTATCGAGTTTGACATTCTGGTTCAAGAATGCATAGAGGCAGCCATCATCAAGGCTGCACGTATAGCTGCCGGGGAAGACAGCTCCTCCGACGAGCAGACCGAAGAGGAGCCACAATCCAATGCCAACGACATACCTACAGGCGAGGAAGGCATCTTCCCTGGATCATTCGACGCTCCGTCCGCCATGGCTCACGCCCTGCGCAATGTCTCAGATACCTCGCTACCTATGCGTGTGGGTCGCCGAGAGTCTGTTGCGGACTCGACACGCTCCAGTAGCCCTAGAGGAGGCTGCCAGACACCCAGATCACATGCTGGTGCGATCAGTATTGCAAGCCAGAGTAACCGACGATCTATGCATTTCGAGAGCGATGCAGGTATGGAGAGCGATACCAGCATGCGGTCTTCAGTGTTTTCTGGCCCTCGACGAGCGGACTCACCAGCGAACTCGGAGCTCGGCCTGAGCAGGGTGGCTAGTTCACGAGAACGGAAGCGCAAGAGCTTGATCCTCCCGAGCGTATTGTCCAGTCGACAGCAATCGCCTGCCCGCACCATGCACCCAGCACCGCCAGTATCCCCGCTGCGAACCAACAAACCCCGTCTGCCCACTGCCTTGGACGCTTTGCAGTCACCCATCACGTCGCCGGTACTCACAACGACCGAGTTCTCCTCTCCCGCTATGGCCATGGCCATCAACCATCACCGCAGGCAGTCGTCTACAGCGGGCTCAGACGGCGCCAGGGCCTTGTCGCCACGTCTGCTGCCGGTCACCCAACCGCAGCCGCGTGCTGTTCCGCCCTCGATCAAAGACTTCGAGGTCGTCAAGCCTATCAGCAAAGGTGCCTTTGGCAGTGTCTATCTGGCCAAGAAGAAGTCCACAGGCGAATACTACGCCATCAAAGTTCTCAAGAAGGCTGACATGGTCGCCAAGAACCAGGTCACCAACGTGAAGGCTGAGCGAGCCATCATGATGTGGCAAGGAGAGAGCGACTTTGTTGCAAAGCTTTACTGGACGTTCTCAAGCAAGGATTACTTGTACCTTGTCATGGAGTACTTGAACGGTGGCGACTGCGCTTCGCTCATCAAAGTTCTCGGTGCTCTGCCTGAAGACTGGGCGAAGAAGTACCTGGCTGAGGTCGTGCTTGGTGTCGAGCATCTACACAGCCGCAGCATTGTGCATCGCGATCTCAAGCCAGACAATCTGTTGATCGATGCAAAGGGCCACCTCAAGCTTACTGATTTCGGTCTATCACGAATGGGTATGATCGGTCGACAGAAGCGTGCACTCAAGTCGGATCCAAACGAGGCCGCTCCTGACTTGCTCAAAACTGGACCCTTCCATCGCGCAGCTTCTGGCTCGTCTGCGTCTCGGTCTGCCTCGTTCGATCTGAACCCATCGCCATCGACGACTCCATCAATGACCCCGGCACTTGCTGGCGACCTCGGTCAGCCTTCGTACTTTACTCTCAGCCGGGACACATCTCATAGCCGCGAACAGTCCAGAAGAGCATCGGGCAACCGTAGCGACAGCGCTGATAGCGATGCCTTGCACGCCATGTTCCGCCGGTTCTCGATCGCAGATTCCAACTTCAGCCACGGACAGCGATCACCGATTGAAGAAGAGGATTTCAGCGACAACGCATCCCCAGACATCCTAGCACCTTCAATGAGCAACTCCACTGTTGCGTACGCTCAAAATCAAACACCGCCTGCGACGTCGCACATGCCTCCTCCGCACATGGCTCTCTTCGACCCGGACGACAGCAACAGGAAGTTTGTGGGTACGCCCGACTATCTAGCACCAGAAACCATCGCCGGTAACGGACAGGACGAAGTCAGCGATTGGTGGTCCCTTGGGTGCATCTTGTTCGAGTGTTTATACGGCTACCCGCCGTTTCACGCTGACACACCAGATGAAGTGTTCCAGAATATCCTTGCGCGGCGAATCGACTGGCCTtccgacgacgatgatgttTACGACATCTCGGATGATGCAAAAGACCTCATGAACCGTCTCATGTGCTCTGACCCAGCCAAGCGTTTGGGTGCGAACGCCGAGGACAAGTACGCCAGTGGTGGCGAAGAGATCAGAAGTCATCCCTGGTTCGCTGACCTCAACTGGGACACTCTGCGCGACGACGAAGCTTCTTTCATTCCAGCCCCCGAGAACCCCGAGGACACGGAGTACTTCGATACCAGAGGAGCCGCCATGGCCAACTTCTCACCTGAGTTCGAAGACCAAGGAGCGTCATCAGCCGGCACGCCCAGCGCAGATTACCCAGATCGACCTCACGATGCTTTGTCTCGAGTGCGATCACAGGTCAGCGTCTCGACTATGAAGCGAGGCCTCATACCATTGCACATTCCAGCTCACGTTCGCGAAGGCCGGTCTAGGAGACTCAGCGAGCCCATGGCCACGGACGACTTTGGCAACTTTAGTTACAAGAACTTGCCAGTGCTGGAAAAGGCCAACAAGGACGTGATCCAGAAGCTCCGCGCAGAGGCAATGCTGCCGCAGAACAAACCTGCCTCAGCCCTCCAGTCACCTTCGATCGTTTCGCCCTCGCCGTCTCTCGAGACCAGTCCAATGCTGCCGGGCCAGCTGAAGCGTACCCTGTCGACCAAGGCTGGTGGCAGGCCATCGTCACCGTCAGTCAGTGGCCCAGCTTCTTCGCCTAGTCGAGGCTCGCAGCCTTCCTCGCCTCTACTTGTGCAGTTCAGTACTGGCCAGCACCACGAGCGACGTAAAACATCAAGCAGTTCCTCTACGTTGTCGCACTCTACAAGCAATCCTGGATCTCTCCAGCCGGGTAGCTTCTTCGATCCTTCGCGTCTATCGGGCTTGAGACCTTCACCAGAAATGATCTCACCAGGGAAGTCGTCGAAGGCCGGGTCAGCCTTGTCGTCGTCCTTTTCGGAGAAGATGGGAGCGAGCCCACGTCAGTCTTCGGCTGGACCGGCAAATTCGTCACCACGTGCCAGGTCACAAACAGTCGGTTCGCAGGACGGCGACGTGGTGAGAGACGTACTACCGGGTCACCACAAACGGCGAAGTCAGGTACTTGATGTctcgccgtcgtcgtcggacACGGAAGACTCGCGGGCCAAGGCACTTTTGCGAGTACAAAGACGAAGGCAGAGCTCTCGTAGGCTGTCTCAGATCAGCTTTGGTGACGGTCCATTCTTTCGACCTCTTGACGTCCTCATCTGCGAGGACCACCCCGTATCCAGACTTGTCATGGAGAAGCTCCTCGAGAAGCTGCGCTGTCGGACGCTGACTGTCAACAACGGATCTGAAGCCATCCGCTACGCCATGGGTGAAGTCAAGTTCGACATCATCATGATGGAGTTCCGATTACCGCAGGTCAACGGCGCAGATGTGGCTCGCATGATCAGGGACACGAAGAACGCAAACACGACTACGCCTATCGTTGCAGTGACCGGCTACCTGAAGGAGTTGCAGGCACCCCATTACTTCGACGCTCTAATCGAGAAGCCGCCGACAATCGCTAAGCTTACGGATACGCTTGGCCGATTGTGTCAGTGGAAGCCACCTCCACCCAACTGGGCGCCTACGCAGACGTACCCCTCCATGATGCCCTCTGGGCTGCGACAAGAGTCTACACGACAAGAAGATAGCCCGATAACGAACTCGTCAGGCTGTTCCCAGGCACCTTCGGGGAGCTATCGTGGATCTAGCCGCGAAGACTCGATCAGCTCGAGCTTCTTTGGCGACAACGACAGCCGCACCAGCGAAGATGTGCCGGTCGTGATTGCACGTCACGGCACGGATGACTGGCGCGAGCGGGATATAGCTCATGCCATGAGTGGACTCGGCATTTCCGACGATGCAGCCAACGTGGACGCCAATCAGATGGTGCAGAAGCGAGGTGGTGCACCTGACCTGCGCCCTGAGCTACCGCACGAAGCCTCTGCACCGGCGGTGCTGGAAGCGGCAACGATCCGCCGACAACGATCTGCCGAGAAAGTAGGTGCCAAACGACGCCTTCTCGAAACACGCAAGCATGAGTCTGCCGAGTCTGgtgacgacgaggacgaggagctGGGCCACACGATGGCGACAAGGTCAAGAAGCCCAAAGACGCGTCCCAAGTCGTCGTCGAAGCTGGGCATCGAGATGATGCGCACCAATAGCAGAGGCAGCGTCATCTCAGTCGACACGGATATGGGGGCCTCGGATTCCGCGCTGGCCTCTGCCCCGCCTCCCGTGATCACGGAGGACACGGCGGCCGAGGAGCGCGAGGCCAATCTCGCGACGCCTGACGTGCCACACATGTCGCTCACACCGCCTGAGATGTTCGCAGCGATGCCGGGAAAAGAGGTGGTTGATATGGACATGGGCACGCCCAGACAGGAGGACGGTGCAGCAACGCCTGACCCGGATCCCACGCCACGAGCCAGCTCGACGCAGAGGGGTTCTTAG
- a CDS encoding Protein transport protein S9 plasma membrane t-SNARE, whose product MGVFSKKRDDADDGNRTALFGSRKKSDKAAPASNPYAAAPGKDPYAQPPPQYPGPSDGFRQDKTPAVTAPGQQYGGRGGGGGYGAQGGSYGAQSGYGNERYDSAPAPQQQSARGPGGYGGLGRTNSTDTDANKADLFGNAAQRQQQPPPPQQPGAYGQSTPGAYGAGSGGYGAYGDRELTAEEQEEEDIGATKQEIKFMKQQDVSSTRNALRLAQQAEETGRDTLARLGAQGERIHNTERNLDLASTQNRIAEEKARELKTLNKSMFAMHVSNPFTASSRRQARDDKIMENHHRDREARDATRKAAWESSARQDNQNRTMQGMSGANKKASLAERAKYQFEADSDDDAMENEIDANLDALHGAARRLNHLGRAMGQEVETQNEHIGRIIGKTDKVDDQIAMNRSRLERIEKM is encoded by the exons ATGGGCGTGTTCAGCAAGAAGAGAGACGACGCCGACGACGGCAACCGCACCGCCCTGTTCGGCAGCCGCAAGAAGAGCGACAAGGCGGCGCCGGCGAGCAATCCCT ACGCAGCCGCCCCGGGCAAGGACCCCTACGCacagccgccgccgcagTACCCGGGCCCCAGCGACGGCTTCCGCCAGGACAAGACGCCCGCCGTCACCGCGCCCGGCCAGCAGTATGGCGGTCGCGGAGGGGGAGGAGGCTACGGCGCCCAGGGAGGCAGCTACGGCGCCCAGAGCGGCTACGGAAACGAGCGCTACGACAGCGCGCCGGCACCACAGCAGCAGAGCGCCCGCGGGCCCGGTGGCTACGGAGGCCTGGGCCGCACCAACTCGACCGACACCGACGCCAACAAGGCTGACCTCTTTGGCAACGCCGCCCAgcgccagcagcagccgccgccgccccaGCAGCCCGGCGCGTACGGGCAGTCGACCCCCGGTGCCTACGGGGCCGGCTCGGGCGGCTATGGGGCCTACGGCGATCGCGAGCTGACGGccgaggagcaggaggaggaggacatTGGCGCCACCAAGCAGGAGATCAAGTTCATGAAGCAGCAGGACGTCAGCAGCACCCGCAACGCCCTGCGCCTCGCCCAGCAGGCCGAGGAGACGGGCCGCGACACGCTGGCACGCCTGGGAGCCCAGGGCGAGCGCATCCACAA CACCGAGCGCAACCTCGACCTGGCCTCGACCCAGAACCGCATTGCCGAGGAAAAGGCCCGCGAGCTGAAGA CCCTCAACAAGTCCATGTTCGCCATGCACGTCTCCAACCCCTTCACCGCCTCGTCGCGCCGCCAGGCCCGCGACGACAAGATCATGGAGAACCACCACCGCGACCGCGAGGCCCGCGACGCCACCCGCAAGGCCGCCTGGGAGTCGTCGGCGCGCCAGGACAACCAGAACCGCACGATGCAGGGCATGTCGGGCGCCAACAAGAAGGCGTCGCTCGCCGAGCGCGCAAAGTACCAGTTCGAGGCcgacagcgacgacgacgccaTGGAGAATGAAATCGACGCCAACCTCGACGCCCTGCACGGcgccgcccgccgcctcAACCACCTCGGCCGCGCCATGGGCCAGGAGGTCGAGACGCAGAACGAGCACATTGGCCGCATCATCGGCAAGACGGACAAGGTCGACGACCAGATTGCCATGAACAGGTCGCGTCTGGAGAGGATCGAGAAGATGTAG
- a CDS encoding dTDP-glucose 4,6-dehydratase, with amino-acid sequence MGSMQAAQSAEPAESPPKGLKPRRNSTVLNPRSYVAEELWKQAPVFTGSTRFEPLRDAKNILVTGGAGFIACWFVRHLVLTYPHYNVVSLDKLDYCATLNNTRILDGRPNFAFEHGDITQPSQVKRALRKHQIDTVFHFAAQSHVDLSFGNSYQFTNTNVYGTHVLLERARQHGVTRFIHISTDEVYGDVPVGAADLSEASLLAPTNPYAASKAAAEMMVSAYRSSFKLPLMTVRANNVYGPHQFPEKIIPKFIMLLQRQQKLLVHGDGSPTRRYLYAGDIVDALDTILHRGVIGQVYNIASKDEVSNTEICHRLLDVFGIARHSTAEVDRWVQHTADRPFNDQRYATDGSKLSALGWEPKMAFDEGLKITVDWYRRFGEVWWGDISRVLTAFPVVTGHEIWTMEEHDELPSSDEEPVCAHGSSGDVQASGGVV; translated from the exons ATGGGCAGTATGCAAGCCGCGCAGAGCGCTGAGCCGGCGGAGAGCCCGCCCAAGGGGTTGAAGC CGCGCCGGAACTCGACCGTCCTCAACCCGCGGTCCTACGTCGCCGAGGAGCTGTGGAAGCAAGCGCCGGTGTTTACGGGAAGCACGCGGTTCGAGCCGCTGCGGGATGCGAAGAATATCCTCGTCACGGGCGGGGCGGGGTTCAT AGCCTGCTGGTTTGTGCGCCACCTGGTGCTCACGTATCCGCACTACAACGTCGTCTCGCTGGACAAGCTCGACTACTGCGCCACGCTGAACAACACGCGCATCCTCGACGGCCGGCCCAACTTTGCGTTTGAGCACGGCGACATCACGCAGCCGAGCCAGGTCAAGCGGGCGCTGCGCAAGCACCAGATCGACACCGTCTTCCACTTTGCCGCGCAGTCGCACGTCGACCTCAGCTTCGGCAACTCGTACCAGTTCACCAATACCAACGTGTACGGCACACACGTCCTGCTGGAGAGGGCGCGCCAGCACGGCGTCACGCGCTTCATACACATCTCGACGGACGAGGTGTATGGCGATGTGCCGGTGGGCGCCGCCGACCTGAGCGAGGCGAGTCTGCTCGCGCCCACGAATCCCTACGCGGCGAGcaaggcggcggcggagatGATGGTCAGCGCGTACCGGAGCAGCTTCAAGCTGCCGCTCATGACGGTGCGCGCCAACAACGTCTACGGGCCGCACCAGTTCCCCGAGA AAATCATACCCAAGTTCATCATGCTGCTGCAGCGACAGCAGAAGCTGCTCGTGCACGGAGATGGCTCGCCCACACGTCGTTACCTGTACGCGGGCGACATCGTGGACGCGCTAGACACGATCCTGCACCGAGGGGTGATTGGGCAGGTGTACAACATCGCGTCCAAGGACGAGGTGTCCAACACGGAGATTTGCCACCGACTGCTCGACGTGTTCGGGATCGCGCGTCACAGCACGGCCGAGGTGGACAGGTGGGTGCAGCACACGGCCGACCGGCCGTTCAACGACCAGCGGTATGCGACCGACGGGTCGAAGCTGAGCGCGCTGGGGTGGGAGCCCAAGATGGCCTTTGACGAGGGGTTGAAGATCACGGTGGACTGGTACCGGCGGTTTGGCGAGGTGTGGTGGGGGGACATCAGCAGAGTGCTCACCGCGTTTCCCGTGGTGACGGGCCATGAGATCTGGACCATGGAGGAGCACGACGAGCTGCCTTCGTCTGACGAGGAGCCCGTCTGCGCACACGGGTCCAGCGGTGACGTGCAGGCGTCAGGGGGCGTGGTGTGA
- a CDS encoding dTDP-glucose 4,6-dehydratase: MQRLTVSAARRNSTVLNPRSYVAEELWKQAPVFTGSTRFEPLRDAKNILVTGGAGFIACWFVRHLVLTYPHYNVVSLDKLDYCATLNNTRILDGRPNFAFEHGDITQPSQVKRALRKHQIDTVFHFAAQSHVDLSFGNSYQFTNTNVYGTHVLLERARQHGVTRFIHISTDEVYGDVPVGAADLSEASLLAPTNPYAASKAAAEMMVSAYRSSFKLPLMTVRANNVYGPHQFPEKIIPKFIMLLQRQQKLLVHGDGSPTRRYLYAGDIVDALDTILHRGVIGQVYNIASKDEVSNTEICHRLLDVFGIARHSTAEVDRWVQHTADRPFNDQRYATDGSKLSALGWEPKMAFDEGLKITVDWYRRFGEVWWGDISRVLTAFPVVTGHEIWTMEEHDELPSSDEEPVCAHGSSGDVQASGGVV, encoded by the exons ATGCAGCGACTGACCGTGAGTGCAGCGCGCCGGAACTCGACCGTCCTCAACCCGCGGTCCTACGTCGCCGAGGAGCTGTGGAAGCAAGCGCCGGTGTTTACGGGAAGCACGCGGTTCGAGCCGCTGCGGGATGCGAAGAATATCCTCGTCACGGGCGGGGCGGGGTTCAT AGCCTGCTGGTTTGTGCGCCACCTGGTGCTCACGTATCCGCACTACAACGTCGTCTCGCTGGACAAGCTCGACTACTGCGCCACGCTGAACAACACGCGCATCCTCGACGGCCGGCCCAACTTTGCGTTTGAGCACGGCGACATCACGCAGCCGAGCCAGGTCAAGCGGGCGCTGCGCAAGCACCAGATCGACACCGTCTTCCACTTTGCCGCGCAGTCGCACGTCGACCTCAGCTTCGGCAACTCGTACCAGTTCACCAATACCAACGTGTACGGCACACACGTCCTGCTGGAGAGGGCGCGCCAGCACGGCGTCACGCGCTTCATACACATCTCGACGGACGAGGTGTATGGCGATGTGCCGGTGGGCGCCGCCGACCTGAGCGAGGCGAGTCTGCTCGCGCCCACGAATCCCTACGCGGCGAGcaaggcggcggcggagatGATGGTCAGCGCGTACCGGAGCAGCTTCAAGCTGCCGCTCATGACGGTGCGCGCCAACAACGTCTACGGGCCGCACCAGTTCCCCGAGA AAATCATACCCAAGTTCATCATGCTGCTGCAGCGACAGCAGAAGCTGCTCGTGCACGGAGATGGCTCGCCCACACGTCGTTACCTGTACGCGGGCGACATCGTGGACGCGCTAGACACGATCCTGCACCGAGGGGTGATTGGGCAGGTGTACAACATCGCGTCCAAGGACGAGGTGTCCAACACGGAGATTTGCCACCGACTGCTCGACGTGTTCGGGATCGCGCGTCACAGCACGGCCGAGGTGGACAGGTGGGTGCAGCACACGGCCGACCGGCCGTTCAACGACCAGCGGTATGCGACCGACGGGTCGAAGCTGAGCGCGCTGGGGTGGGAGCCCAAGATGGCCTTTGACGAGGGGTTGAAGATCACGGTGGACTGGTACCGGCGGTTTGGCGAGGTGTGGTGGGGGGACATCAGCAGAGTGCTCACCGCGTTTCCCGTGGTGACGGGCCATGAGATCTGGACCATGGAGGAGCACGACGAGCTGCCTTCGTCTGACGAGGAGCCCGTCTGCGCACACGGGTCCAGCGGTGACGTGCAGGCGTCAGGGGGCGTGGTGTGA
- a CDS encoding NADPH dehydrogenase, whose translation MQISNFLRSSTPSTTFRLPFYSVPHGITRRTLATMPKADSPSGFKPLQDTALFTPLKLGPIQLEHRVVLAPLTRLRATKESEGVTVPNDVNAEYYGQRASKGGLLLTEATDIAKFAGGYPGAPGVFSDSQIAGWKKVTDAVHAKGGYIFCQIWHTGRASPPSFRGGQQPVSSSDIPIDGSWSDGTVCAEHPPRALSVDEIGQIVKDFGSAAKKAREAGFDGIEIHGANGYLLDQFLHDNVNNRTDQYGGSVENRVRLPLEVIEECSKAIGADRVGIRLSPYNYFQSTKDSNPNEHWEYLCEKIATLPQDVRPVYVHMVEPRFDEVLDEQAKMDALSAYTSSGGKGVEAEATVKAKGNTLVNFRNILKKGDVKFVAAGGFNRDNAVPKLEADDADLIIFGRWFIANPDLPKRLAEGLELNPYDRSSFYGGNAKGYIDYPFYGQKVTA comes from the exons ATGCAAATATCGAACTTCTTACGCTCCTCGACTCCTAGCACCACTTTCCGCCTCCCCTTCTACAGCGTGCCTCACGGTATCACAAGACGAACACTCGCCACTATGCCGAAAGCAGACTCACCCTCGGGCTTTAAGCCGCTTCAGGATACTGCCCTCTTCACACCTTTGAAGCTAGGGCCTATCCAGCTTGAACACAGGGTCGTACTAGCTCCTCTCACGCGTTTGCGAGCGACAAAGGAGAGCGAAGGAGTAACAGTTCCCAACGACGTGAATGCCGAATACTACGGCCAGCGTGCGAGCAAAGGTGGTTTGCTGCTGACCGAAGCAACCGACATCGCGAAGTTT GCTGGTGGCTATCCCGGTGCCCCCGGCGTCTTCTCAGACTCCCAGATTGCAGGATGGAAGAAGGTCACAGATGCAGTCCATGCCAAGGGCGGCTACATTTTCTGCCAGATATGGCACACTGGACGTGCCTCGCCACCTTCGTTCCGTGGCGGACAGCAGCCTGTCAGCTCAAGTGATATCCCCATCGACGGTAGCTGGTCCGATGGCACCGTATGCGCAGAGCACCCACCGCGTGCCCTATCTGTTGATGAGATCGGACAAATCGTCAAGGACTTCGGCTCTGCGGCTAAGAAGGCTCGTGAGGCTGGCTTCGACGGCATTGAGATCCACGGCGCAAACGGATATCTCCTTGATCAATTCTTGCACGACAACGTCAACAACAGGACAGATCAGTACGGTGGCTCAGTCGAGAACAGAGTAAGATTGCCTCTGGAAGTCATCGAGGAGTGCTCCAAGGCCATTGGCGCAGATCGCGTGGGCATCCGCCTCAGCCCTTACAACTACTTCCAGTCGACCAAGGACAGCAACCCAAACGAGCATTGGGAGTACCTTTGTGAAAAGATCGCAACACTGCCTCAGGATGTGAGGCCGGTATACGTGCATAT GGTCGAGCCCCGTTTCGATGAAGTTCTAGACGAGCAAGCTAAGATGGATGCCCTCTCAGCGTATACCTCCAGCGGTGGAAAGGGTGTTGAGGCCGAGGCGACAGTGAAGGCCAAGGGCAACACTCTTGTCAACTTCCGCAACATACTGAAGAAGGGTGACGTCAAGTTCGTCGCAGCCGGTGGCTTCAATCGCGACAACGCAGTCCCCAAGCTCGAGGCTGACGATGCGGATCTGATCATCTTCGGCCGCTGGTTCATCGCAAATCCAGACCTGCCGAAGAGGCTGGCTGAGGGGCTTGAGTTGAACCCGTATGACCGCAGTTCCTTCTACGGAGGCAATGCCAAGGGCTACATAGATTACCCCTTCTACGGACAAAAGGTCACCGCTTGA